GAGTTCAAGCTCAGAAGCGATGTTCAGAATCAAGGCTCTAAGATCCGACAATTTCTTTCGTGCTTCTTCTGGGTATTCATTAAAGCAACTCGCCACGGTTGGGTTCATTCAACACTCCTTTTCATTACTCCGTTTCAACAAAGCGCATCGGTCAGGACACATTGTTACACCCCAAAGGTCATAGTGTACTCCTGGTGACCGGTATGATCATCCGCTTGCTCACTTACCACACTAAAGCCCTGTGACAGATAGAACTGAAAGCTCGCGTTGTTTTCTTGATACACATTTAAAGAAAGCGGTGAACACTGACTTTTTGCATGACTCAAAAGGAGCTTACCAATTCCTTTACCTTGATTTTCTGGCAACACAAAAATCGCCGCTAAGGTATTTTCGTAGATAGCGTAGAAACCCACCACCTTTGAATTCAGTTCATAGACATAAGTTGTCGAAGCTGGAATGTAAATATCACGCATGTTATCCACTTGCGCTTCCCAGAACTCAGCCTCGACAAAGTCATGCGCCTTAATGGATGCACGCAGCCAAATATCTAACACTAAGGAAATGTCGTTTTCGTTGTATTCTCGAATCATTTTGTTATCACTGATTAAAATTGAAGACCCAAGACCTATTATGGCTGACAACATTACCCGTTAATTGAATATTTGCGACAAAATTCTAACTCTACGTAATGGCCATGATTCTAAGCTTCTATATGAGTTTAGTGCTGACGGCTCAATAGCAGATTCGCGCCAGACATCGCTAGAAAGGCAGCGCACGCTCTATTAAAACGTTTTGCCATTAGTGGTTTAGAGAACCACTGTCTCAAATATATTCCAAAGACAGCATAGATAGAGATGGCTGCCATTTCCAACATTAAAAACGTAATGCCTAATAGGAAGAACTGCTCATTTATATTTGCAGTAACGTCTACAAATTGCGGAAGAAAGGCGGTAAATATCAAGATGGCTTTAGGATTGCCAGCCGCTAATACAAACTCCTGTTTAGCTAATGTAAATCTGTTTTTCGTGGCACTCATTTCGGCGACAGGACTTACATCTGAGCGCCATAGATTAAAAGCAATCCACAGTAAATAGGCAGCGCCGACTAACTTAATGGTGAAAAACAGGGTTTCGGATGCGTATAGTACAACGGCCAACCCTGAAGCCGCCAAAGTAATCATCATCGAGAATGCGGCAATTCGCCCTAAGCCCGCAATGAAAGCCGATTTAAACCCATAGCAACGAGCATTATTCATCGACAGAAGGTTATTGGGTCCAGGCGTCATATTTAGAGCAAAACATGCAGGTACAAAGATAAGCAACGCCCAGATTTCCATAACATTTCCTTTAGGTCGTAATCATATTGGTGGCCATAACAAACAATAACACAGCGAATATTCTTTTTATTGTTGAGACAGGCAAATGTTGGGTCGACTTTGCCCCCAAGGGCGCTGTGAACCATGAAGTACACACTATACCTAATAGAGCGGGTAAATAGACAAACCCTGCAAATCCATCTTCTAAAGCAAAGTGACTGCTCCCAGAACTGATGTAGCCTATCGACCCAAATAATGCGATAACAATGCCGCATGCCGACGCACACCCTATTGCTTTTTTCATATCTAGAGAGAAAAACGTTAACAAAGGCACCAATAGCGCACCACCACCAATACCGATCATGGCAGACAACCCGCCAGTAATTGTCGTAAAAATGGTCAACAGGCCTTTATTCGGCATTTTACGATCATTTGAGGCTCCTTTCTTGAAGCTGCTGTAAAGCATCTTGCACGCAATAAGCACGACACTC
This DNA window, taken from Vibrio tapetis subsp. tapetis, encodes the following:
- a CDS encoding N-acetyltransferase, whose protein sequence is MIREYNENDISLVLDIWLRASIKAHDFVEAEFWEAQVDNMRDIYIPASTTYVYELNSKVVGFYAIYENTLAAIFVLPENQGKGIGKLLLSHAKSQCSPLSLNVYQENNASFQFYLSQGFSVVSEQADDHTGHQEYTMTFGV
- a CDS encoding LysE family translocator produces the protein MEIWALLIFVPACFALNMTPGPNNLLSMNNARCYGFKSAFIAGLGRIAAFSMMITLAASGLAVVLYASETLFFTIKLVGAAYLLWIAFNLWRSDVSPVAEMSATKNRFTLAKQEFVLAAGNPKAILIFTAFLPQFVDVTANINEQFFLLGITFLMLEMAAISIYAVFGIYLRQWFSKPLMAKRFNRACAAFLAMSGANLLLSRQH
- a CDS encoding sulfite exporter TauE/SafE family protein produces the protein MSEWMLLVLYCALLGSGVGFLAGLLGIGGGLVIVPVLSGILLHFDVLPADQVVVAAIATSLASILFTSTSSAIAHHKNGNVPWDLAPWIMTGVAFGALISGFMAALLPEKVVRIVFAVSVVLIACKMLYSSFKKGASNDRKMPNKGLLTIFTTITGGLSAMIGIGGGALLVPLLTFFSLDMKKAIGCASACGIVIALFGSIGYISSGSSHFALEDGFAGFVYLPALLGIVCTSWFTAPLGAKSTQHLPVSTIKRIFAVLLFVMATNMITT